The Polypterus senegalus isolate Bchr_013 unplaced genomic scaffold, ASM1683550v1 scaffold_820, whole genome shotgun sequence genome includes a window with the following:
- the LOC120520978 gene encoding E3 ubiquitin/ISG15 ligase TRIM25-like produces the protein MAETQLCGLQDEFTCSLCLDTLTDPVSIACGHNFCLKCLTDFWDQSQVCRCPQCRETFNTRPMLNINTGLNAVIKKLKKPRLSPPPSINYAGPGDMECDFCIGKKFRAVKSCLTCLASFCQTHLQPHNEVAALKYHKLTDPVRNPQEKLCAKHQKSLEMFCKTDDTCICMMCGLTEHHGHEMVELEMERQENQKQLWVTQSEIRSGLEQREKTLKEMRRAMEQMKRSVERELEENEKSFTDLIRCIEETQ, from the exons ATGGCTGAAACCCAGCTGTGTGGATtacaggacgagttcacctgctcgctgtgtctggacaccctgactgaccctgTCTCCATTGCCTGTGGGCataatttctgtctgaagtgcctcactGATTTctgggatcagagccaagtgtgccgctgtcctcagtgcagagaGACCTTCAACACGAGGCCTATGCTGAACATAAACACTGGGCTGAATGCAGttatcaaaaaattaaagaaaccgaGACTCAGTCCTCCTCCATCTATAAATTATGCTGGCCCTGGAGACATGGAGTGTGACTTCTGCATTGGGAAAAAGTTCAGAGCGGTGAAGTCCTGTCTGACCTGCTTGGCCTCCTTCTGTCAGACTCATCTGCAGCCTCACAATGAAGTAGCAGCCCTGAAGTACCACAAGCTGACTGATCCAGTTAGAAATCCGCAGGAGAAACTCTGTgcaaaacatcagaaaagtctggagatgTTTTGTAAAACTGACGACACCTGCATCTGCATGATGTGTGGACTGACTGAACATCATGGTCATGAAatggttgagctggagatggaaaGACAAGAAAACCAG aaacagctgtggGTGACACAGAGTGAAATCAGGAGCGGACTTGAGCAGCGAGAGAaaacactgaaggagatgaggaGGGCAATGGAgcagatgaag aGATCAGTTGAAAGAGAGctagaagaaaatgagaaaagctTCACTGATCTGATCCGCTGCATTGAAGAAACTCAG